The following are encoded together in the Phragmites australis chromosome 19, lpPhrAust1.1, whole genome shotgun sequence genome:
- the LOC133899917 gene encoding myb-related protein 308-like isoform X1 — protein sequence MARRDPGQWGLSPSSTFLSSPSSYKTNHLLPPLPPCSQEARTRTQTPRPSLPPPPIRLSTPQQQQQICVFVSRHRGTYTHSCASVRASTGGGMGRSPCCEQAHTNKGAWTKEEDQRLVAYIKAHGEGCWRSLPKAAGNDHFAGLLRCGKSCRLRWINYLRPDLKRGNFTEEEDELIIKFHELLGNKWSLIAGRLPGRTDNEIKNYWNTHIKRKLLARGIDPQTHRPLNAATAPAPPLLQQKQYQLQAKKLQLAAAPGHHQQQDHFAGVLSSSPEACSHSSDDEPRSATPPPPPPPRRHLDIDLNLSISLAPYQPPEESSKPLKQEAAATTAGNNATVCLCLNSLGYRPGVECACGGAAASSRQEQWARNLLQAAPCYRGQ from the exons ATGGCTCGGCGCGATCCGGGTCAATGGGGGCTCTCTCCATCCTccaccttcctctcctctccctcctcgtATAAAACCAAccacctcctccctcccctccctccttgTTCACAAGAAGCTCGCACAAGAACACAAACACCAcgcccctccctccctccccctccgATCAGACTCTCTACTccacaacagcagcagcaaatcTGTGTCTTCGTATCTAGGCATCGAGGCACATACACGCACTCGTGCGCATCGGTCCGTGCATCTACCGGCGGCGGCATGGGGAGGTCCCCGTGCTGCGAGCAGGCTCACACCAACAAGGGCGCCTGGACCAAGGAGGAGGACCAGCGGCTCGTCGCCTACATCAAGGCCCACGGCGAGGGCTGCTGGAGATCACTCCCCAAAGCCGCCGGTAACGATCACTTCGCAG GGTTGCTGCGGTGCGGGAAGAGCTGCCGGCTGCGGTGGATCAACTACCTGAGGCCGGACCTGAAGCGCGGCAACttcaccgaggaggaggacgagctcATCATCAAGTTCCACGAGCTGCTCGGCAACAA GTGGTCGCTGATCGCCGGGAGGCTGCCGGGCAGGACGgacaacgagatcaagaacTACTGGAACACTCACATCAAGCGGAAGCTCCTCGCCCGCGGCATCGACCCGCAGACCCATCGGCCACTCAATGCCGCCACCGCTCCGGCACCGCCGCTGCTGCAGCAGAAGCAGTACCAGCTGCAGGCGAAAAAACTGCAGTTGGCCGCTGCTCCAGGCCATCACCAGCAGCAAGACCACTTTGCCGGAGTTCTCTCCAGCTCGCCGGAGGCGTGCAGCCACAGCAGCGACGACGAGCCCCGGTCCGCCACGCCgccacccccgcccccgccgcggcggCACCTCGATATCGACCTCAACCTGTCCATCAGCCTAGCGCCCTACCAGCCGCCGGAGGAGTCCAGCAAGCCACTGAAACAAGAAGCGGCGGCGACAACGGCAGGCAACAATGCGACGGTGTGCTTGTGCTTGAACAGCCTCGGGTACCGGCCGGGCGTCGAGTGCGCCTGCGGTGGCGCCGCCGCTTCCTCCAGGCAGGAGCAGTGGGCTCGCAATCTTTTACAAGCAGCACCCTGCTACAGAGGCCAATAG
- the LOC133899917 gene encoding myb-related protein 308-like isoform X2, translating to MGRSPCCEQAHTNKGAWTKEEDQRLVAYIKAHGEGCWRSLPKAAGLLRCGKSCRLRWINYLRPDLKRGNFTEEEDELIIKFHELLGNKWSLIAGRLPGRTDNEIKNYWNTHIKRKLLARGIDPQTHRPLNAATAPAPPLLQQKQYQLQAKKLQLAAAPGHHQQQDHFAGVLSSSPEACSHSSDDEPRSATPPPPPPPRRHLDIDLNLSISLAPYQPPEESSKPLKQEAAATTAGNNATVCLCLNSLGYRPGVECACGGAAASSRQEQWARNLLQAAPCYRGQ from the exons ATGGGGAGGTCCCCGTGCTGCGAGCAGGCTCACACCAACAAGGGCGCCTGGACCAAGGAGGAGGACCAGCGGCTCGTCGCCTACATCAAGGCCCACGGCGAGGGCTGCTGGAGATCACTCCCCAAAGCCGCCG GGTTGCTGCGGTGCGGGAAGAGCTGCCGGCTGCGGTGGATCAACTACCTGAGGCCGGACCTGAAGCGCGGCAACttcaccgaggaggaggacgagctcATCATCAAGTTCCACGAGCTGCTCGGCAACAA GTGGTCGCTGATCGCCGGGAGGCTGCCGGGCAGGACGgacaacgagatcaagaacTACTGGAACACTCACATCAAGCGGAAGCTCCTCGCCCGCGGCATCGACCCGCAGACCCATCGGCCACTCAATGCCGCCACCGCTCCGGCACCGCCGCTGCTGCAGCAGAAGCAGTACCAGCTGCAGGCGAAAAAACTGCAGTTGGCCGCTGCTCCAGGCCATCACCAGCAGCAAGACCACTTTGCCGGAGTTCTCTCCAGCTCGCCGGAGGCGTGCAGCCACAGCAGCGACGACGAGCCCCGGTCCGCCACGCCgccacccccgcccccgccgcggcggCACCTCGATATCGACCTCAACCTGTCCATCAGCCTAGCGCCCTACCAGCCGCCGGAGGAGTCCAGCAAGCCACTGAAACAAGAAGCGGCGGCGACAACGGCAGGCAACAATGCGACGGTGTGCTTGTGCTTGAACAGCCTCGGGTACCGGCCGGGCGTCGAGTGCGCCTGCGGTGGCGCCGCCGCTTCCTCCAGGCAGGAGCAGTGGGCTCGCAATCTTTTACAAGCAGCACCCTGCTACAGAGGCCAATAG